One window of Cervus canadensis isolate Bull #8, Minnesota chromosome 19, ASM1932006v1, whole genome shotgun sequence genomic DNA carries:
- the LOC122422191 gene encoding cytochrome c oxidase subunit 7B2, mitochondrial: MMFPLVRNALSALRIRRIQQIRQSHSKHSPDFHDKYGDILLASGASFCLVTWVFLVTQIGIQWGRSPVGRVTPQEWNEE, from the coding sequence ATGATGTTTCCCTTGGTCAGAAATGCGCTAAGTGCTCTCAGGATCCGAAGGATTCAACAAATTAGACAGAGTCACTCAAAACACTCACCAGATTTTCATGACAAATATGGTGATATCCTACTAGCCAGTGGAGCCTCTTTCTGTCTTGTTACATGGGTATTTCTAGTCACACAGATTGGCATACAGTGGGGCCGTTCCCCTGTTGGCAGAGTTACCCCACAGGAGTGGAATGAAGAGTAA